One Keratinibaculum paraultunense genomic window carries:
- a CDS encoding TIGR01440 family protein → MVELEKLKIDFAKAVEELLKVAKLKEEDILVIGCSTSEVAGKSIGSSSSPEMGAEFIKSIMPIIERENIFLAVQCCEHLNRALVVDERCAEKYNLTIVSVVPYSDAGGSLASAYYRYLKNPVVVEDIQAHAGIDVGDTFIGMHLKKVAVPVRLSSKSIGSAHLTAARTRPKLIGGERARYK, encoded by the coding sequence ATGGTGGAATTAGAAAAATTAAAGATAGATTTTGCTAAAGCTGTAGAAGAATTATTAAAAGTAGCAAAATTAAAGGAAGAGGATATTTTAGTTATAGGCTGTAGTACTAGTGAAGTAGCAGGGAAATCTATTGGTTCTTCGTCTTCGCCAGAAATGGGAGCGGAGTTTATAAAAAGTATAATGCCTATTATTGAAAGGGAAAATATTTTTCTAGCTGTCCAATGTTGTGAGCATTTAAATAGGGCATTGGTAGTGGATGAAAGATGTGCAGAAAAATATAATTTGACAATTGTTTCTGTAGTGCCTTATTCTGATGCTGGAGGATCTTTAGCATCTGCTTATTATAGATATTTAAAAAATCCTGTAGTAGTAGAAGACATACAAGCTCATGCAGGTATAGATGTAGGGGATACTTTTATTGGTATGCATTTAAAAAAGGTTGCTGTACCAGTTAGATTATCCAGTAAAAGTATTGGTTCAGCTCATTTGACAGCAGCCAGGACAAGACCAAAGCTTATAGGTGGGGAAAGGGCAAGATACAAGTAA
- a CDS encoding Hsp20/alpha crystallin family protein, whose product MASLLPFDPFRELDRIRKEMDDFFDRSLVNLPEERVMIAVPEVDAFKTDDKLLMYVEAPGLSSDDIEVTATEDTINIRGEFKLPEVPDGAEVLMRERKYGEFNRTFKLPVSIKPEEVKASYKNGVLEISIPLAEKHKTHSIEISVEDDEDKKKISGKKN is encoded by the coding sequence ATGGCAAGTTTATTACCATTTGATCCTTTTAGAGAATTAGACAGAATTCGTAAAGAAATGGATGATTTCTTTGACAGATCCCTTGTTAATTTACCAGAGGAAAGAGTGATGATTGCTGTACCAGAAGTAGATGCTTTCAAGACAGATGATAAATTACTTATGTATGTTGAGGCACCTGGACTTAGTAGTGATGATATAGAAGTTACTGCTACTGAGGATACTATAAATATTAGAGGAGAATTTAAATTACCAGAAGTTCCAGATGGTGCTGAAGTATTAATGCGTGAACGTAAATATGGTGAATTTAACCGTACATTTAAATTGCCAGTATCAATAAAACCAGAAGAAGTAAAAGCTTCTTACAAAAATGGAGTTTTAGAAATAAGCATACCATTAGCAGAAAAGCATAAGACTCATAGTATAGAAATTAGCGTAGAAGATGATGAAGATAAGAAAAAGATAAGTGGCAAGAAAAATTAA
- a CDS encoding Hsp20/alpha crystallin family protein encodes MANITRRDPVFDEGRSLLSLQRNMDKLFDELFRWSESMWPFVERGDEGYIYVDIIDKEKDIVVKANVPGFREEDINIEVAEDSLIISGKIEEDTDKKEKEKEEIRYILKERPQKMAFERVIPLGVKVMPDKAKATLKNGVLEITIPKAEATEKKTIKIEVE; translated from the coding sequence ATGGCAAACATTACTAGAAGGGATCCAGTATTTGATGAAGGAAGATCTTTACTTTCATTGCAACGTAATATGGATAAATTATTTGACGAGCTATTTAGATGGAGCGAAAGTATGTGGCCTTTTGTAGAAAGAGGCGATGAAGGATATATATATGTTGATATAATAGATAAGGAAAAAGATATTGTAGTTAAAGCGAATGTGCCAGGATTTAGAGAAGAAGATATAAATATTGAAGTGGCAGAGGATAGCTTAATTATCAGCGGAAAGATTGAAGAAGATACAGATAAAAAAGAAAAAGAAAAAGAAGAAATAAGATATATACTTAAAGAACGTCCACAAAAAATGGCTTTTGAACGAGTAATACCTTTGGGCGTTAAAGTAATGCCAGATAAGGCTAAAGCTACATTAAAAAACGGAGTTTTAGAAATAACAATTCCTAAGGCTGAAGCAACTGAAAAGAAAACAATAAAGATTGAAGTAGAATAA
- a CDS encoding rhomboid family intramembrane serine protease, whose translation MLPLRDTASRRKLPVATLTIITVNVIVFINQMILPYNEALEMIYKYAFIPSRFVKGFKHIESYIPLFTSMFMHGDIVHIISNMWSLWLFGDNVEDHMGAFRFFVFYILTGLIAGFAHFIFNPMSDLPTVGASGAIAGVMGAYFIMFPHSRIISLIPFFPFFIGVPAPIYLFIWFISQLRSGIMSTIVGVIGGVAWWAHIFGFLAGMYLYKYFIKIDRRW comes from the coding sequence ATGTTACCTCTTAGAGATACTGCTTCTAGGCGGAAATTGCCAGTTGCTACTTTAACTATTATAACTGTAAATGTGATAGTATTTATAAATCAAATGATATTACCTTATAATGAAGCATTGGAAATGATATATAAATATGCATTTATACCATCTAGATTTGTAAAAGGATTTAAACACATAGAATCCTATATTCCATTGTTTACTAGCATGTTTATGCATGGGGATATAGTGCATATTATAAGTAACATGTGGTCTTTATGGTTGTTTGGAGATAATGTTGAAGATCATATGGGAGCATTTAGATTTTTTGTTTTTTATATACTTACAGGTTTAATAGCAGGATTTGCTCATTTTATTTTTAATCCTATGTCTGATTTACCAACAGTAGGAGCCTCAGGAGCTATTGCAGGAGTAATGGGAGCTTATTTTATTATGTTTCCCCATTCTAGGATAATAAGTTTAATACCATTTTTTCCATTTTTCATAGGGGTGCCTGCTCCTATATATTTATTTATATGGTTTATAAGTCAACTTCGTTCAGGAATAATGTCAACTATTGTAGGAGTTATAGGAGGAGTGGCTTGGTGGGCTCATATATTTGGATTTTTAGCAGGCATGTACTTATATAAATACTTTATAAAAATAGATAGGAGATGGTAA
- a CDS encoding MATE family efflux transporter — protein MINIKQLLAPKDMTKGTPWKRIIEFAIPLLIGNIAQQLYNTVDSIIVGKYIGDNALAAVGSAAPVLHMLLVFFVGVATGTSIMVAQYFGAKDKESLSRSIGVSITITAIVSVIIMIIGTLIVKPFLTFLNTPESIIYWAEEYLKIFFLGIAGFSYFNILSGILRGLGDSISALVFLLISTSINVVLDILFVAKFNMGVGGVALATIIAQGISAILCFIKLRQMKDIFELNLEMLKPVKEYVVKLIKLGLPSGLTQAIFSFAMIAVQSLTNSFGEMVIAANVIVMRVDGFAMMPNFTFGNAMTTFVGQNIGANKMDRVEKGVKDGLKIAVGVSTIITIILLTFGKHLMALFTNTNELIELSMHMMRILAAGYIAMAITQCLSGVMRGAGDTLTPMWISFITTIVLRVPIAYTIAHFTKSPEYPAGRPESVFVSLLIAWISGAVINIFFYKKGKWRDKAIVD, from the coding sequence ATGATAAATATTAAACAGCTACTTGCTCCAAAAGATATGACTAAAGGTACCCCTTGGAAAAGAATTATTGAATTTGCAATTCCATTACTAATTGGAAATATTGCTCAGCAATTATATAATACTGTTGACTCAATAATAGTTGGGAAATATATAGGGGACAATGCTCTTGCTGCAGTAGGAAGTGCTGCACCAGTATTGCACATGTTGCTAGTTTTCTTTGTAGGAGTTGCTACAGGTACAAGTATAATGGTTGCACAATACTTTGGTGCAAAAGATAAGGAATCCTTATCCCGTTCTATTGGAGTTTCAATAACTATTACTGCAATAGTTTCAGTTATAATTATGATAATAGGAACATTGATTGTAAAACCCTTCCTCACATTTTTAAATACACCAGAATCAATAATATATTGGGCTGAAGAATACTTAAAAATATTTTTCTTAGGTATAGCTGGATTTTCCTATTTTAATATTTTATCAGGAATTTTACGTGGTTTAGGTGATTCTATATCAGCTCTTGTATTTCTTCTAATCTCTACCAGTATAAATGTAGTATTGGATATATTATTTGTTGCAAAGTTCAATATGGGAGTTGGGGGAGTTGCTTTAGCAACTATAATTGCACAAGGAATATCAGCAATACTTTGTTTTATAAAATTAAGACAAATGAAAGATATTTTTGAATTAAATTTAGAGATGTTAAAACCAGTAAAAGAGTATGTTGTTAAGCTTATAAAGTTAGGCTTACCTTCTGGTTTAACTCAAGCAATATTTTCTTTTGCAATGATTGCTGTACAATCCCTTACTAACAGTTTTGGTGAGATGGTAATTGCAGCTAATGTTATTGTAATGCGTGTAGATGGATTTGCCATGATGCCTAATTTTACCTTTGGAAATGCTATGACAACTTTTGTCGGACAAAATATAGGTGCTAATAAAATGGATAGAGTTGAAAAAGGAGTAAAAGATGGTCTAAAAATAGCAGTTGGTGTTTCAACTATCATTACTATAATTCTTTTAACTTTTGGGAAACATCTTATGGCTCTATTTACTAACACCAATGAACTTATTGAATTAAGTATGCATATGATGCGTATTCTTGCAGCAGGATATATTGCAATGGCAATAACTCAATGTCTATCAGGAGTAATGCGTGGTGCAGGTGATACTTTAACACCCATGTGGATATCCTTTATTACCACTATCGTATTAAGAGTACCTATTGCATATACAATTGCACACTTTACAAAAAGTCCAGAATATCCTGCAGGAAGACCAGAATCAGTTTTTGTATCCTTATTAATTGCTTGGATATCTGGAGCAGTAATTAATATATTCTTCTATAAAAAAGGCAAATGGAGAGATAAGGCAATTGTAGACTAA
- a CDS encoding protein-L-isoaspartate(D-aspartate) O-methyltransferase, translating into MRFFGGIFYDIEDERVIEAIRSIPRELFVPDEFKDYAYVDSALPIGYGQTISQPSLVAYMTQLLELDKNKEVLEIGTGSGYQTALLAKLAKKVYTVEIIEELQKRAKKILDKLGLDNIKYKIGNGYEGWEEYAPYDAIMVTAAPPEVPEKLLEQLKDSGKMVIPVGKPGHTQVLKLIIREGDKFIEEDLQYVRFVPMVK; encoded by the coding sequence ATGAGGTTTTTTGGTGGTATTTTTTATGATATAGAAGATGAAAGGGTAATAGAAGCAATTAGATCTATTCCTAGGGAATTATTTGTACCAGATGAGTTTAAAGATTATGCTTATGTAGATAGTGCATTGCCTATTGGATATGGGCAGACAATTTCCCAGCCATCTTTGGTAGCATATATGACTCAGTTGCTTGAACTTGACAAGAACAAAGAGGTATTGGAGATAGGTACTGGCTCTGGGTATCAAACTGCCTTATTAGCAAAATTAGCTAAAAAAGTATATACTGTTGAGATTATAGAAGAACTTCAAAAAAGGGCAAAAAAGATATTGGATAAGTTAGGATTAGACAATATAAAATATAAAATAGGTAATGGATATGAAGGATGGGAAGAATATGCTCCTTATGATGCTATAATGGTTACAGCTGCACCGCCTGAAGTTCCAGAAAAACTATTGGAACAACTTAAAGATAGTGGCAAAATGGTTATACCAGTAGGGAAACCTGGTCATACTCAAGTACTTAAACTTATAATAAGAGAAGGAGATAAATTTATTGAAGAGGATCTTCAATATGTTAGATTTGTGCCAATGGTTAAATAA
- a CDS encoding DUF1284 domain-containing protein — MILIINCLLEEKSILKFNEALKYNLGDLHIDYEIIRAVSMDEISDLNKYTHLIISGSAASAKEDRPWNYNLENAIIHFINNKKPILGICYGHQFLVRVLAGVEHVRVAERGEIGFARIDIDDNELFEGIENPVFCVSHYEEVFDLNDDFNIIARNKNCSVHGFQYNNLPIWGTQFHPEYRVEDMMESIKKKQKEDPDFKKYYINELKDEREMLQNKLIFKNFVNSNNICLRPHHLMCIQSYVGKGYSEKFIENMDTVVENLKENPNQIIRIVKGNDHICNYCPHNLHGVKCESDDKVNIMDKKVLEYLNIAPGKYSYSELLNRLKEIRNEEVFKNICRDCEWYTLCY, encoded by the coding sequence TTGATACTTATAATAAATTGTTTATTGGAGGAAAAAAGCATTTTAAAATTTAATGAAGCTCTGAAATATAATCTAGGGGATTTACATATTGATTATGAGATTATAAGAGCAGTAAGTATGGATGAAATATCTGATTTAAATAAATATACCCATTTAATCATATCAGGCTCAGCAGCTTCAGCTAAAGAGGATAGACCTTGGAATTACAATCTAGAAAATGCAATAATACATTTTATAAATAATAAAAAACCAATATTGGGAATATGTTATGGACATCAATTTCTTGTTAGAGTATTAGCTGGAGTAGAACATGTAAGAGTTGCTGAAAGAGGAGAAATTGGTTTTGCAAGAATTGATATAGATGATAATGAATTGTTTGAAGGAATAGAAAATCCTGTATTTTGTGTATCTCATTATGAGGAAGTATTTGACTTAAACGATGATTTTAATATAATTGCTAGAAACAAAAATTGTTCTGTTCATGGATTTCAATATAATAATTTGCCAATTTGGGGTACTCAATTTCATCCAGAATATAGGGTAGAGGATATGATGGAAAGCATTAAAAAGAAGCAAAAAGAAGATCCTGATTTTAAAAAGTATTATATAAATGAATTAAAAGATGAACGAGAAATGCTACAAAATAAATTAATATTTAAGAATTTTGTAAATTCCAATAATATTTGTCTAAGACCTCACCATCTAATGTGTATTCAATCTTATGTAGGTAAAGGTTATAGTGAAAAATTTATAGAGAATATGGATACTGTAGTTGAGAATTTAAAGGAAAATCCAAATCAAATTATTAGGATAGTTAAGGGAAATGATCATATATGTAATTATTGCCCTCATAATTTGCATGGAGTAAAATGTGAATCAGATGATAAAGTAAATATCATGGATAAAAAAGTATTGGAATATTTAAATATTGCACCAGGCAAATATAGTTATAGTGAATTGCTCAATAGGCTGAAAGAAATAAGAAATGAAGAAGTTTTTAAGAATATATGTAGAGATTGTGAGTGGTATACTCTATGTTATTAA